A genomic region of Caloramator mitchellensis contains the following coding sequences:
- a CDS encoding threonine aldolase family protein → MRSFASDNNARVHPKIMEAIVKANEGDVVSYGDDIYTERAVNKFKEIFGEDIDVYFVYNGTGANVLGLGTITRPYNSIICSSWAHINTDECGAPEKNTGCKIISLPSADAKIQVEDIEKHLHALGVEHHSQPKVISITQSTELGTVYTVDEIKKISDFAHRNNMLVHMDGARIANAAASLNKGLREITRDAGVDVLSFGGTKNGMMFGEAVVFFNKELSKDFKFIRKQSMQLHSKMRYISAQFEALLSDNLWFENAKHANEMAKYLESKVREIKGIEITQKVEANAVFAILPRQTIEKLLKKHFFYIWNEETNEVRWMTSFDTTKEDIDSFVSDIHLIS, encoded by the coding sequence TTGAGAAGTTTTGCAAGCGATAACAACGCAAGGGTGCATCCTAAGATAATGGAGGCAATTGTTAAAGCTAATGAAGGCGATGTTGTATCTTACGGGGACGATATATACACCGAAAGGGCTGTTAATAAGTTTAAAGAAATTTTTGGAGAAGATATAGACGTATACTTTGTTTACAACGGAACAGGGGCAAATGTATTAGGGCTTGGAACAATTACAAGACCATATAATTCAATTATTTGTTCATCCTGGGCACATATAAATACTGATGAGTGTGGAGCGCCTGAAAAGAATACAGGCTGCAAGATAATCTCCTTACCAAGTGCAGACGCAAAAATACAAGTAGAGGATATAGAAAAGCACCTTCATGCTTTAGGAGTTGAACACCATTCACAGCCTAAGGTGATTTCAATTACTCAATCAACAGAACTTGGAACTGTGTATACTGTGGATGAAATTAAGAAAATTTCTGATTTTGCCCACAGAAATAACATGCTTGTTCATATGGATGGTGCAAGAATTGCAAATGCTGCAGCTTCATTAAATAAAGGCTTAAGAGAAATTACAAGAGATGCTGGGGTTGATGTTTTGTCCTTTGGAGGAACTAAAAATGGAATGATGTTTGGGGAAGCTGTTGTGTTTTTCAACAAGGAACTTTCAAAGGATTTTAAGTTTATAAGAAAACAAAGCATGCAGCTGCACTCAAAGATGAGATATATTTCAGCACAGTTTGAAGCTTTATTAAGCGACAACCTGTGGTTTGAAAATGCAAAACATGCAAACGAAATGGCAAAATACTTAGAAAGTAAAGTAAGAGAGATAAAGGGCATTGAAATAACCCAAAAGGTTGAGGCAAACGCAGTTTTTGCAATACTCCCTAGACAAACTATAGAAAAACTTCTTAAAAAACACTTTTTCTATATTTGGAACGAGGAAACAAATGAAGTTAGGTGGATGACGTCCTTTGACACTACCAAGGAAGACATAGATTCCTTTGTGAGTGACATTCACTTGATTTCTTGA
- a CDS encoding hemerythrin domain-containing protein, whose protein sequence is MDAVDILINEHVYIKKVLAAIRRDCEELVEGKSVDVEFYRKVIDFVRNFADKYHHQKEENKLFNIMAEKNETLKSGAIAGMLLEHDLGRMYIRNLEEALNNYEKGDKKQKAYIVANAISYTMLLEGHIDKEDNAIYMTARRVLDENIQERLKEEFEKIEGDQENTKIRNKYIDFANSL, encoded by the coding sequence ATGGATGCAGTTGACATTTTGATAAATGAGCACGTATACATAAAAAAGGTATTAGCAGCGATAAGAAGAGACTGCGAGGAACTTGTTGAGGGGAAGTCTGTTGATGTTGAATTTTATAGAAAGGTTATTGACTTTGTTAGGAATTTTGCTGACAAGTATCATCACCAAAAGGAAGAAAATAAGCTTTTTAACATAATGGCTGAGAAGAATGAAACACTTAAATCAGGGGCTATAGCAGGGATGCTATTAGAACATGACCTTGGCAGAATGTATATAAGAAATCTTGAGGAAGCGCTAAACAATTATGAAAAGGGAGATAAAAAGCAAAAGGCTTATATAGTTGCCAACGCAATATCCTATACAATGCTGCTCGAAGGCCATATAGATAAAGAGGATAATGCTATTTACATGACTGCAAGAAGGGTTTTAGACGAAAATATTCAGGAAAGATTAAAGGAAGAATTTGAAAAAATAGAAGGCGACCAAGAAAATACTAAGATTAGAAACAAATACATAGATTTTGCAAATAGCCTGTAA
- a CDS encoding prenyltransferase: MKRLLHDVYRALRFFSLTIAFISTAAGILLAFRFGYLFKNGFNAFELVIVSLTLIAGLSVQAGVNLVNDYFEGKTDKNINNEKKYRFLGVERTFTEIIIFLAGMACFGLAGLIGLFLVFYFRNINLLIIGVMGLIGGYAYTGYPINYKDKGLGAVLSFILMGPLMVVGSYVVFSNQGITDVVLLSLPFSFLIPALLLSNEIRDYESDVVNNIKTFSVRFGLETGKFCYKALVVLSYIFIPLLILLNKLPIFSLLTFITIPFAIKTHKLQYTNKRAFVPNTAYLHLYYGIIYLLSLI, encoded by the coding sequence GTGAAAAGACTTTTGCATGATGTATATAGAGCTTTAAGATTCTTTTCTTTAACTATTGCCTTTATATCGACTGCAGCTGGAATACTGCTTGCATTTAGGTTTGGATATCTATTTAAAAATGGATTTAATGCATTTGAATTAGTAATAGTAAGTTTAACATTAATTGCAGGGCTGTCAGTTCAGGCAGGCGTAAACCTTGTTAATGATTATTTTGAAGGCAAAACCGATAAAAATATAAATAATGAGAAAAAATATAGATTTTTAGGAGTTGAAAGAACGTTCACAGAAATAATAATATTTTTAGCAGGGATGGCATGCTTTGGGCTTGCAGGGCTGATAGGATTGTTTTTGGTTTTTTACTTTAGGAATATAAATTTGCTTATAATTGGAGTGATGGGTTTAATAGGTGGTTATGCGTATACAGGATACCCTATAAATTATAAGGATAAAGGCCTTGGGGCTGTTCTTTCTTTTATTTTAATGGGACCATTGATGGTGGTTGGAAGCTATGTAGTTTTTTCAAATCAAGGGATTACAGACGTTGTATTGCTTTCGCTTCCGTTCAGCTTTTTAATTCCAGCGCTTCTTTTAAGCAATGAAATAAGGGACTACGAAAGCGATGTTGTTAACAATATTAAAACCTTTAGCGTAAGGTTCGGACTTGAAACGGGAAAATTTTGCTATAAAGCTTTAGTTGTTTTATCTTACATTTTCATTCCTCTTTTGATACTACTAAATAAACTTCCTATTTTTTCTCTGTTAACTTTTATAACAATTCCATTTGCAATTAAAACTCACAAATTACAATATACAAATAAAAGAGCATTTGTTCCAAACACGGCATACCTTCACCTATATTATGGTATAATATACTTATTAAGTTTAATATAG
- a CDS encoding HAD family hydrolase gives MIKAVIFDMDGVLIDNYEYHCIAWKEFARRRNINLSDEEIIKNFGRTNKEIFAQIFKRELNEDEVITLGEEKERVYREVYKEYVKPVDGLVDYLKFLKQKEIKTAVASSAPIENIDFILDELDIRNYIDAIAHAGMIKNGKPDPEIFLKAAEILGVEPRDCIVFEDSLAGIEAGVRAGMKVFGVATTYPKEKLTMAHETIDNFKKGNHWNI, from the coding sequence ATGATTAAAGCAGTAATTTTCGACATGGATGGAGTGCTAATCGATAACTATGAGTATCACTGCATAGCGTGGAAGGAGTTTGCAAGAAGAAGGAATATTAACCTTTCGGATGAGGAGATAATCAAGAATTTTGGTAGAACGAACAAGGAAATTTTTGCTCAAATATTTAAGAGAGAACTAAACGAAGATGAAGTTATAACTTTAGGAGAAGAAAAGGAAAGGGTATATAGGGAGGTTTATAAGGAATATGTAAAGCCAGTAGATGGCTTGGTTGATTATCTTAAATTCTTAAAGCAAAAGGAAATAAAAACAGCAGTGGCATCATCTGCGCCAATTGAAAACATCGATTTTATTTTAGATGAATTAGACATAAGAAATTATATCGATGCAATAGCTCATGCAGGTATGATTAAAAATGGAAAGCCGGACCCTGAAATATTTTTAAAGGCTGCTGAAATTCTTGGAGTGGAACCAAGAGATTGCATTGTTTTTGAAGACAGCCTTGCAGGTATTGAAGCAGGTGTTAGGGCAGGAATGAAGGTGTTTGGAGTTGCAACAACCTATCCTAAGGAAAAGCTAACGATGGCACACGAAACTATAGATAATTTTAAAAAGGGCAATCACTGGAATATATAA
- a CDS encoding EamA family transporter: MKKETKIWVAFIAVCIIWGSTYLAIRIGVSKMPPFMFAGTRFLAAGTLMLLFAKIKGLEFPKKFIDIKNIAIVGLFLLLGGHGLVVWTEQWVASGIASILVATVPLFMAIIEFIKPNGIKLSIKGWTGLLVGFLGVVFLTLSKSSAVIDIKGTVFLLSASLLWAMGSVYQKTFEATGSTVTHIGIEMVAGGISLLILGLSIGEASRFAFSTTGLAAMLYLIFFGSIIGYSSYIYVLQNWPSSKAGTYAYINPIVAVILGALILKEPLSLRMIFSTVIILFGVILVQTSKTNQ, translated from the coding sequence ATGAAAAAGGAGACTAAAATTTGGGTTGCATTTATTGCTGTATGTATTATATGGGGTTCTACATATTTAGCAATTAGAATTGGTGTATCAAAAATGCCGCCATTTATGTTTGCAGGAACGAGATTTTTAGCTGCAGGAACATTAATGCTTCTGTTTGCGAAAATTAAGGGTCTTGAGTTTCCAAAAAAATTTATCGATATAAAAAATATTGCGATTGTTGGATTGTTCTTACTCTTAGGAGGGCATGGACTTGTTGTTTGGACTGAGCAGTGGGTAGCTTCGGGGATAGCATCTATATTAGTAGCCACAGTTCCTCTTTTTATGGCAATTATTGAATTTATAAAACCAAATGGGATTAAATTATCAATAAAAGGATGGACTGGTCTTTTAGTAGGTTTTTTAGGAGTAGTTTTCCTGACGCTTTCTAAATCAAGTGCAGTCATTGATATAAAAGGGACAGTGTTTCTTTTATCAGCATCACTACTTTGGGCTATGGGCTCGGTTTATCAAAAGACATTTGAAGCTACAGGCTCTACTGTAACACATATTGGGATTGAGATGGTAGCAGGTGGAATTTCTCTGCTGATACTTGGCTTATCAATTGGCGAGGCAAGTAGATTTGCTTTCTCCACAACTGGATTGGCAGCTATGCTCTATTTAATATTCTTTGGCTCGATTATAGGATATAGCAGCTATATCTATGTCCTTCAAAACTGGCCATCATCCAAGGCTGGAACATATGCATATATCAATCCAATAGTTGCAGTAATACTTGGTGCGCTGATTTTAAAAGAGCCGTTGAGCCTTAGGATGATTTTTTCAACAGTTATTATTTTATTTGGAGTTATTTTAGTTCAAACATCAAAAACTAATCAATAG